One region of Mesobacillus boroniphilus genomic DNA includes:
- the comGG gene encoding competence type IV pilus minor pilin ComGG has translation MLILTENYLAGKRFAKETETIRLQEYYMLCSAKQAEAMLREGNLPPSGILNYRLGDVVFQKQAVSGSLEEVTFNLKLDSGEKALGIGQYDKESGAMLRWREKN, from the coding sequence TTGCTGATACTGACAGAGAATTATCTCGCAGGAAAAAGATTTGCGAAAGAAACAGAGACGATACGGCTGCAAGAATACTATATGCTGTGTTCGGCCAAACAGGCTGAGGCCATGCTGCGGGAGGGAAATTTGCCGCCCTCAGGAATATTGAACTATCGGTTAGGAGATGTTGTTTTTCAAAAACAAGCCGTTTCAGGAAGTTTAGAAGAAGTGACCTTCAACCTTAAGCTGGACAGTGGAGAGAAAGCTCTTGGTATTGGCCAATATGACAAGGAAAGCGGTGCAATGTTAAGATGGAGAGAAAAGAATTGA
- the gcvPA gene encoding aminomethyl-transferring glycine dehydrogenase subunit GcvPA, with product MKHRYLPLTESDKNAMLESIGVSSIDELFSDIPEKVRFAGEYNIKPAKSETALMKELTKMAAKNADLKMNTSFIGAGVYDHYIPVIVDHVLSRSEFYTAYTPYQPEISQGELQAIFEFQTMICELTGMEVANSSMYDGGTALAEAAMLSAGHTRRKKVLISSAVHPEYKDVVKTYAKGQYIDVVEVPHKDGVTDLEALKDMASEDIAAVIVQYPNFFGGIESMKEIEEIVHANKSLFVVSSNPLALGALTPPGKFDADIVTGDAQPFGIPTAFGGPHCGYFAVSGKLMRKVPGRLVGQTKDDQGRRGFVLTLQAREQHIRRDKATSNICSNQALNALAASVAMTALGKKGVREMAVANIQKAHYAKKAFKENGFDIAFEGPTFNEFVVKLNKPVKEVNQKLLEKDIIGGYDLGRDDSNLENHMLVAVTELRTKEEIDKFVKEMGDINA from the coding sequence ATGAAGCATCGCTATTTACCGCTGACTGAAAGTGATAAAAACGCAATGTTGGAAAGCATCGGCGTTTCATCGATTGATGAATTGTTCAGCGATATTCCTGAAAAAGTCCGTTTTGCCGGAGAATACAACATCAAACCAGCCAAGTCTGAAACGGCTCTTATGAAAGAACTGACAAAGATGGCTGCGAAAAATGCCGATTTGAAAATGAATACTTCATTTATCGGCGCTGGTGTATATGACCATTACATTCCAGTAATTGTTGACCATGTTCTCTCGCGTTCAGAGTTTTACACTGCATATACACCTTATCAGCCAGAGATTTCACAGGGTGAACTTCAGGCAATCTTTGAATTCCAAACGATGATTTGTGAATTGACTGGCATGGAAGTAGCGAATTCATCGATGTATGACGGCGGCACAGCTTTAGCTGAAGCTGCGATGCTTAGTGCAGGGCATACAAGAAGAAAGAAAGTTTTGATTTCTAGTGCTGTACATCCAGAATACAAGGACGTAGTCAAAACATATGCAAAGGGCCAGTACATCGATGTCGTGGAAGTACCTCACAAGGACGGCGTAACTGACCTTGAAGCACTTAAGGATATGGCAAGTGAAGATATTGCTGCTGTCATCGTACAGTATCCAAACTTCTTCGGCGGCATTGAATCAATGAAGGAAATCGAAGAAATTGTTCATGCAAATAAATCGTTGTTCGTTGTATCCAGCAACCCGCTTGCATTAGGAGCATTGACGCCTCCAGGTAAGTTCGATGCGGATATCGTTACCGGAGACGCTCAGCCTTTTGGAATCCCAACAGCATTCGGAGGCCCACACTGCGGGTACTTCGCAGTTTCTGGAAAGCTCATGAGAAAGGTTCCAGGCAGACTTGTCGGCCAGACGAAGGATGACCAGGGTCGCCGTGGATTCGTTTTGACACTTCAGGCAAGGGAACAGCATATCCGCCGAGACAAAGCGACATCCAATATTTGCTCTAACCAGGCATTGAATGCGCTTGCTGCCTCAGTAGCCATGACAGCTCTTGGCAAAAAGGGCGTTCGTGAAATGGCTGTAGCCAATATCCAGAAAGCTCACTATGCGAAAAAGGCTTTTAAAGAGAATGGCTTTGACATCGCATTCGAAGGACCTACATTTAATGAATTCGTCGTCAAGCTGAATAAACCGGTAAAAGAAGTGAACCAAAAGCTACTTGAAAAGGATATCATCGGCGGCTATGATCTTGGACGTGATGATTCCAATCTCGAAAACCACATGCTTGTTGCGGTTACTGAATTAAGAACAAAAGAGGAAATCGATAAGTTTGTAAAGGAAATGGGGGATATCAATGCATAA
- the gcvPB gene encoding aminomethyl-transferring glycine dehydrogenase subunit GcvPB, protein MHKEDQPLIFELSTPGRVGYSLPEMDIPEVDLSELLPEGFLREEEPELPEASELDIMRHYTALSKRNHGVDSGFYPLGSCTMKYNPKMNENVARFNGFAHLHPLQDESSVQGALELMYDLQEHLIEITGMDEVTLQPAAGAHGEWTGLMMIRAYHEANGDHNRTKVIVPDSAHGTNPASATVAGFETITVKSDENGLVDLEDLKKVVGEDTAALMLTNPNTLGLFEENILEMAEIVHSAGGKLYYDGANLNAVMSKARPGDMGFDVVHLNLHKTFTGPHGGGGPGSGPVGVKADLIPFLPKPIVTKQDGVYKFDYDRPQSIGRVKPFYGNFGINVRAYTYIRTMGPDGLKAVTEYAVLNANYMMRRLAEYYDLPFNRHCKHEFVLSGKRQKKLGVRTLDIAKRLLDFGYHPPTIYFPLNVEEAIMIEPTETESKETLDVFIDAMIQIAREAEENPEIVQEAPHSTVVGRMDETTAARKPILRYQKAE, encoded by the coding sequence ATGCATAAGGAAGATCAGCCACTCATTTTTGAATTAAGCACACCAGGCCGTGTCGGCTACAGCCTGCCGGAAATGGATATTCCAGAAGTCGACTTATCCGAGCTGTTGCCTGAAGGATTCCTTCGTGAAGAAGAACCAGAACTTCCTGAGGCTTCCGAGCTTGATATCATGCGCCATTATACTGCACTATCCAAGCGCAACCACGGCGTTGATTCCGGATTCTATCCGCTTGGATCATGTACGATGAAATACAATCCGAAGATGAATGAAAATGTCGCTCGCTTCAACGGTTTTGCGCATTTGCACCCATTGCAGGATGAAAGTTCTGTCCAGGGTGCTCTTGAATTGATGTATGACCTTCAGGAACACCTGATTGAAATCACGGGAATGGACGAGGTGACTCTTCAGCCGGCAGCCGGGGCACATGGCGAATGGACGGGCTTGATGATGATTCGCGCTTATCATGAAGCGAACGGCGATCATAATCGTACGAAGGTAATCGTCCCTGACTCAGCACACGGAACGAATCCAGCTTCAGCAACAGTAGCTGGTTTTGAAACGATTACTGTAAAATCAGATGAAAACGGTCTGGTTGATTTAGAAGACCTTAAGAAGGTTGTCGGGGAAGATACAGCGGCATTGATGCTGACGAATCCGAACACTCTTGGTCTATTCGAAGAAAACATCCTTGAAATGGCTGAAATCGTCCACAGCGCAGGCGGAAAGCTTTACTATGATGGAGCAAACCTGAACGCTGTAATGTCCAAGGCACGTCCTGGGGACATGGGCTTTGATGTTGTTCACTTGAACCTTCATAAGACATTCACAGGACCACACGGCGGCGGCGGCCCAGGTTCAGGCCCAGTTGGTGTAAAAGCAGACCTGATTCCATTCTTGCCAAAACCAATCGTGACAAAGCAGGATGGCGTTTATAAGTTCGATTATGACCGTCCGCAGTCAATTGGAAGGGTTAAGCCTTTCTACGGCAACTTCGGCATCAATGTCCGTGCATATACGTATATCCGCACAATGGGTCCTGATGGCTTGAAGGCCGTTACGGAGTATGCTGTGCTGAACGCGAACTATATGATGAGAAGACTTGCAGAGTACTATGACCTGCCATTCAACAGGCACTGCAAGCACGAATTCGTCCTCAGCGGCAAGCGCCAGAAGAAGCTTGGTGTGCGCACACTGGATATCGCAAAACGCCTGCTTGACTTCGGCTACCATCCGCCAACAATTTACTTCCCGTTGAATGTGGAAGAGGCGATCATGATCGAGCCGACAGAAACAGAATCCAAGGAAACGCTCGATGTCTTCATCGACGCGATGATCCAGATCGCGAGAGAAGCAGAAGAGAACCCTGAAATCGTCCAGGAAGCGCCACACTCCACAGTAGTAGGCCGTATGGATGAAACAACAGCCGCAAGGAAGCCGATATTGCGCTACCAGAAAGCTGAATAG
- a CDS encoding YqzE family protein encodes MKTNDYVKYLTQTVVKYIDQPKEERRKMKQAKKEAEATFLFRWFGILPFMLMSSIKKKKNK; translated from the coding sequence GTGAAAACAAATGATTATGTTAAATACCTTACCCAGACCGTTGTAAAATATATCGACCAGCCCAAGGAAGAGCGCCGGAAGATGAAGCAGGCAAAAAAAGAAGCAGAAGCTACCTTTCTTTTCAGGTGGTTTGGCATCCTTCCGTTTATGCTGATGTCGAGCATAAAAAAGAAAAAGAACAAATAA
- a CDS encoding shikimate kinase produces MEAIYLIGFMGSGKTTVSQELAKKLEVAVYDTDQEIVKLAGKTINEIFSIDGEEKFRELESKVLYSLPLKDAVVSTGGGIIGSEKNRAFLSGKMNVVFLNAEFSIIMERLKDDDTRPLLSTNNIEAAETLYNSRIPFYREAAFIEIDTSCKSVSIIVNEIIQRMKK; encoded by the coding sequence ATGGAAGCTATCTATTTAATTGGTTTTATGGGTTCGGGCAAGACAACCGTATCGCAGGAATTAGCCAAAAAGCTTGAAGTAGCTGTTTACGACACTGACCAAGAGATTGTCAAGTTAGCCGGAAAGACGATTAATGAAATCTTCTCAATTGATGGGGAAGAGAAATTCCGTGAACTGGAGTCTAAAGTTTTATATTCCCTGCCTTTAAAGGATGCAGTTGTTTCCACTGGAGGAGGAATTATTGGCTCGGAAAAGAACAGAGCATTCTTAAGTGGAAAAATGAATGTTGTCTTTCTGAATGCGGAGTTCAGCATCATTATGGAAAGGCTGAAAGATGACGACACCAGGCCTTTATTAAGCACAAACAATATTGAAGCTGCTGAAACACTGTACAATAGCAGAATTCCATTTTATCGAGAGGCGGCATTTATCGAGATTGATACTTCCTGTAAATCAGTGTCAATAATCGTCAATGAAATCATCCAGCGTATGAAAAAGTAA
- a CDS encoding YqhG family protein → MQQQEIHNFLEKYFTANSCEMLENDKGYMTVQLTVDLDKELMNRPFYWHYLEKTGGVPNPMKLTFITNKQYAPEDIKGEVIHFGSPRLHQIFASTKNLAGYIRLYQNNQFPTQTPLIPWIGLNMKISYQCDRKRDVFHSIGLHLINGRMVEDFHDRLLKLPLNTKIPDYAYTLSPLIKPKSGVSRIQSFLTTRVEQEDHTWAEQARKRWQKDLELLHHFYEDEEEESDSFKTEKAALQDQYEPKVNIEIVNGGLFYLTENAL, encoded by the coding sequence GTGCAGCAACAGGAAATCCATAATTTTCTCGAGAAATATTTTACCGCAAATAGCTGTGAAATGCTTGAGAATGACAAGGGGTATATGACAGTCCAGTTGACTGTCGATCTCGACAAGGAATTGATGAACCGCCCGTTTTACTGGCATTACCTTGAGAAAACCGGCGGCGTACCCAATCCAATGAAGCTGACCTTCATTACCAATAAGCAATATGCGCCAGAAGATATCAAAGGTGAGGTCATCCATTTTGGGTCACCTCGACTTCATCAAATCTTTGCATCGACAAAAAATCTTGCCGGATATATACGGTTGTATCAAAATAATCAATTTCCTACACAGACACCGCTTATACCCTGGATTGGACTGAATATGAAAATATCGTATCAATGTGACCGGAAGCGGGATGTTTTCCATTCGATCGGCCTGCATCTGATCAACGGAAGGATGGTAGAAGACTTCCATGACAGATTATTGAAGCTTCCGCTGAATACAAAAATCCCGGATTACGCCTATACACTTTCTCCATTAATTAAGCCAAAAAGCGGCGTTAGCAGGATACAGTCTTTTTTGACAACAAGAGTTGAACAAGAGGATCATACCTGGGCAGAGCAGGCAAGAAAGCGGTGGCAGAAGGACCTGGAATTACTTCATCATTTTTATGAAGACGAAGAAGAAGAGTCTGATAGCTTTAAGACTGAAAAAGCGGCATTACAGGACCAATATGAACCGAAAGTCAATATAGAAATTGTCAACGGCGGATTATTCTATTTAACAGAAAATGCTTTATAG
- the comGF gene encoding competence type IV pilus minor pilin ComGF yields the protein MISLRNNTKNVLLQSERGFTMVEMLLSVLLFLMITSMLPLGMKIILDHRVVDTAVRKMEWEVFSSQVKKEIRSAQQLTVQPDKLLMKVDGQFILYEKYASSMRRRVNYQGHEILMQNLSSFGFGKIADGVEIKAKDVQGIDYSVRAHQFFQTGGVEP from the coding sequence ATGATATCGCTCAGAAACAACACCAAAAATGTGCTCCTGCAGAGTGAACGAGGCTTCACAATGGTTGAAATGCTTTTATCTGTTCTGCTATTCTTGATGATTACCTCGATGCTGCCGCTAGGTATGAAAATCATCCTTGATCATCGTGTTGTGGATACTGCGGTGAGGAAAATGGAATGGGAGGTCTTTAGCAGCCAGGTGAAAAAGGAGATACGTTCGGCGCAGCAGCTGACTGTCCAGCCTGATAAGCTCCTGATGAAGGTTGATGGGCAATTCATTCTTTATGAAAAATATGCTTCCAGTATGCGGAGGAGAGTGAATTACCAGGGGCATGAAATCTTAATGCAAAACCTGTCAAGCTTCGGCTTTGGAAAAATAGCGGATGGCGTAGAGATAAAGGCCAAGGATGTCCAAGGAATTGATTATTCAGTCAGGGCTCATCAATTTTTTCAAACTGGGGGTGTCGAACCATAA
- a CDS encoding DEAD/DEAH box helicase gives MTVQINFDSSWQDEMAERIDKNGPWGNWELYKLAVEIEKHTIIPEFEGLQAPSHLPELTPLPHQLEVAKQVVENMNGKAILADEVGLGKTIEAGLILKEYMIRGLVKKVLILVPASLVSQWAMELNTKFHIPAIAQKKSYVWEQCDVVVSSIDTAKRAPHRDIINNLNYDLIIIDEAHKLKNNKTKNYEFVQNLKKRFCLLLTATPIQNRIEEIFNLVSLLKPGHLGSESVFYDKYKKDARSVNDDEHLRELVNKVMIRNRRSDTGIEWTKRHVETIPIQFSEEERALYNSVQTLRGSEAGLSSSQFSLMTLQREACSSREAVFYTLRNMLQRQENPSVGFQNTIAQLIKRVEAVTKNSKAEKALELIKQIDDKVIIFTEYRATQLYLQWFLKQHGITSVPFRGGFKRGKKDWMRELFQKNVQVLIATEAGGEGINLQFCSHIINFDLPWNPMRLEQRIGRIHRLGQEKDVKIYNFATKDTVEEHVLKLLYEKINLFEKVIGELDDILTKLEFGNIEDHLTDIFGRSTSEGEIRIKMENLTSMIQFAEEMKEGNQRAATGNP, from the coding sequence ATGACTGTGCAAATCAACTTTGATTCTTCCTGGCAGGACGAAATGGCTGAAAGAATTGATAAGAACGGCCCCTGGGGAAATTGGGAGCTATACAAGCTGGCCGTGGAGATAGAAAAACATACCATTATCCCTGAATTCGAGGGACTTCAGGCACCGTCGCACCTTCCTGAACTCACTCCTCTGCCGCATCAGCTGGAGGTAGCGAAGCAGGTCGTTGAAAACATGAATGGAAAAGCAATACTGGCGGATGAAGTTGGTCTGGGAAAAACAATCGAGGCAGGATTGATTTTGAAAGAATACATGATCAGGGGCCTTGTCAAAAAAGTATTGATTCTTGTTCCTGCTTCCCTAGTCTCGCAGTGGGCAATGGAGCTGAATACAAAATTCCATATCCCTGCTATTGCCCAGAAGAAAAGCTACGTATGGGAGCAATGCGATGTCGTCGTATCTTCGATTGATACGGCCAAGCGTGCACCTCACCGGGACATCATCAATAATTTAAATTATGACCTTATCATTATTGATGAAGCTCATAAGCTAAAAAATAACAAAACAAAAAACTATGAATTTGTCCAAAATCTCAAGAAAAGGTTTTGTCTGCTGCTGACAGCTACACCAATACAAAATCGCATTGAAGAGATCTTCAACCTCGTTTCCTTGTTGAAACCTGGACATCTGGGCAGTGAATCTGTATTCTATGATAAATATAAAAAGGACGCCAGGTCTGTTAATGATGACGAACATCTTAGAGAACTGGTAAATAAAGTGATGATTCGTAACAGGCGCTCTGATACTGGAATCGAATGGACTAAGCGCCATGTAGAAACCATCCCAATCCAGTTCTCGGAAGAAGAACGGGCACTGTACAATTCGGTTCAGACCTTAAGAGGTTCAGAAGCTGGTCTCAGCTCCAGCCAATTCTCGTTAATGACGCTTCAACGTGAAGCGTGCAGCAGCCGGGAAGCTGTTTTCTACACCCTCAGGAACATGCTTCAAAGACAGGAAAATCCCTCTGTCGGATTCCAGAATACCATCGCCCAGCTTATTAAACGAGTAGAGGCTGTAACGAAGAATTCTAAAGCTGAAAAAGCGCTTGAATTAATAAAGCAGATTGATGATAAAGTCATCATTTTCACAGAATATAGGGCCACCCAGCTATACCTTCAATGGTTTTTGAAGCAGCATGGCATCACTTCTGTTCCCTTTCGAGGAGGATTCAAACGCGGCAAAAAGGATTGGATGAGGGAGCTATTCCAGAAAAATGTCCAGGTACTGATCGCAACGGAGGCTGGAGGCGAAGGGATTAACCTGCAATTCTGCAGCCACATCATCAACTTCGACCTTCCCTGGAATCCGATGAGACTTGAACAAAGAATTGGAAGGATTCATCGCCTTGGGCAGGAAAAAGATGTAAAGATATATAATTTCGCGACAAAAGATACCGTTGAAGAGCATGTACTTAAACTTCTATACGAAAAAATCAACCTGTTTGAAAAGGTCATCGGTGAACTTGATGATATCCTCACTAAATTGGAGTTTGGAAATATCGAAGACCATTTGACCGATATTTTTGGAAGATCCACATCTGAAGGGGAGATTCGTATCAAGATGGAAAACCTGACATCGATGATCCAGTTCGCGGAGGAAATGAAGGAGGGAAATCAGCGTGCAGCAACAGGAAATCCATAA
- a CDS encoding lipoate--protein ligase family protein, translated as MNKEVWRFIDSGNCSPSFNMALDEALLDWHGAGKIPPVVRFYGWDPPSLSVGYFQNIEREINIDVVKQHGLGFVRRPTGGRGVLHEHELTYSVIVTEEHREMPKTVTEAYRVISEGILQGFQKLGLEAYFAVPKTSAEKDALKNPRSAVCFDAPSWYELVVEGRKVAGSAQTRQKGVILQHGSILLDLDEDKLFSLFKYPNDRVKERMQKAFKTKAVAINEISSRKITLEEAKEAFKSGFEDGLGIILEPYILSQEELDYVNALAKNKYESDEWNFKR; from the coding sequence ATGAATAAAGAGGTATGGAGATTTATTGATTCAGGAAACTGTTCACCTTCCTTCAATATGGCGCTTGATGAGGCCTTGCTTGATTGGCATGGTGCCGGGAAAATTCCTCCAGTGGTCCGTTTTTATGGATGGGATCCACCATCCCTATCTGTTGGTTACTTCCAGAATATCGAAAGAGAAATTAATATCGATGTCGTGAAGCAGCATGGTTTAGGTTTTGTTCGCAGGCCGACTGGCGGAAGGGGTGTTCTGCATGAACATGAACTTACATATAGCGTTATCGTTACCGAAGAACACCGAGAAATGCCAAAGACAGTCACGGAAGCATACAGAGTAATATCGGAAGGGATTTTACAAGGGTTCCAGAAGTTAGGTCTAGAAGCTTATTTTGCTGTACCGAAAACTTCTGCGGAAAAGGACGCGCTTAAAAATCCGCGGTCAGCAGTTTGTTTCGATGCACCAAGCTGGTATGAGCTTGTAGTTGAGGGACGTAAAGTGGCAGGCAGCGCACAGACACGGCAAAAAGGAGTCATTCTCCAGCACGGTTCCATCCTCCTGGATCTGGATGAGGATAAGCTTTTCAGTTTATTCAAGTATCCGAATGATCGTGTTAAGGAGAGAATGCAGAAGGCTTTCAAGACAAAAGCTGTTGCCATAAATGAGATCAGCAGCCGGAAGATTACTCTTGAGGAAGCGAAAGAAGCATTCAAATCAGGATTCGAGGACGGACTAGGGATTATTTTAGAACCATACATTTTGAGCCAGGAAGAATTGGATTATGTAAATGCACTGGCAAAGAACAAGTATGAATCTGATGAGTGGAATTTTAAGAGATAA
- a CDS encoding rhodanese-like domain-containing protein, whose amino-acid sequence MYFRQKKILKTLTEEEFIAGYRKAQLIDVREPNEFAGGHILGARNIPLTQLKTRLKEIRPDKPVYLYCQSGSRSGRAAQLLYKKGYKDLNHLQGGFKKWGGKVKAK is encoded by the coding sequence ATGTATTTCCGCCAGAAGAAAATCCTCAAGACCCTGACAGAGGAAGAATTTATAGCTGGATATCGTAAAGCGCAATTAATAGATGTCCGTGAACCGAATGAATTCGCTGGTGGACACATTTTAGGCGCTAGAAATATCCCACTAACCCAACTTAAGACCCGCCTGAAGGAAATCAGGCCGGACAAGCCGGTCTACCTTTATTGCCAGAGCGGATCCCGCAGCGGACGTGCTGCACAGCTGCTTTACAAAAAAGGATATAAGGACTTGAACCATTTACAAGGCGGCTTCAAAAAATGGGGCGGCAAAGTCAAAGCTAAATAA
- the gcvT gene encoding glycine cleavage system aminomethyltransferase GcvT, whose protein sequence is MTELKRTPLFEVYKEYGGKTVDFGGWELPVQFSSIKEEHEAVRTKAGLFDVSHMGEIEVKGPDSLDYLQKMMTNDVSKLKNGGAQYTAMCYETGGTVDDLLVYKLEDEHYLLVVNASNIEKDFDWLQDHLEGNVKIENLSEGMAQLALQGPLAEGVLQKLSQGHDLSIIGFFKFSEEVVLNGKKALVSRTGYTGEDGFEIYCDAKDAVSLWNEILEAGKEEGVLPCGLGARDTLRFEANLALYGQELSSEISPLEAGIGFAVKLNKEVDFIGKEALKQQKENGLPRKLVGIEMIDRGIPRHGYPVYKGDTQIGEVTTGTQSPTLKKNIGLALIDAKETELGNEVEVEIRGKRLKAAVSATPFYKRDKK, encoded by the coding sequence ATGACTGAATTAAAACGGACACCGCTTTTTGAAGTGTACAAAGAATACGGTGGGAAAACAGTTGATTTTGGAGGCTGGGAACTACCTGTCCAGTTTTCAAGCATCAAGGAAGAGCATGAAGCAGTTAGGACAAAAGCTGGTCTATTCGATGTTTCTCATATGGGAGAAATCGAGGTAAAGGGCCCCGATAGCCTGGACTATTTACAAAAGATGATGACGAATGATGTTTCAAAACTTAAAAACGGCGGAGCCCAATACACAGCTATGTGTTATGAGACCGGCGGCACTGTTGATGATTTGTTAGTTTATAAACTCGAAGATGAGCATTACCTCCTTGTTGTGAATGCGTCAAATATCGAAAAAGATTTTGATTGGCTGCAGGATCATCTTGAAGGCAATGTGAAAATTGAGAACTTGTCAGAAGGCATGGCACAGCTTGCTTTACAGGGACCACTTGCTGAGGGAGTCCTTCAAAAGCTTTCGCAGGGTCATGACCTGAGTATAATCGGATTTTTCAAGTTTAGTGAAGAAGTCGTCCTGAACGGCAAGAAAGCGCTTGTATCACGAACAGGATATACAGGTGAAGATGGATTTGAAATTTACTGCGATGCTAAGGATGCTGTAAGCCTATGGAATGAAATCCTTGAAGCAGGAAAAGAAGAGGGAGTCCTCCCATGCGGACTTGGTGCCCGGGATACACTTCGCTTTGAAGCGAATCTGGCATTGTACGGCCAGGAGCTTTCATCAGAAATCAGCCCGCTTGAAGCAGGAATTGGATTTGCGGTCAAGCTGAATAAAGAAGTGGATTTTATCGGAAAAGAAGCACTTAAGCAGCAAAAAGAAAATGGCCTGCCTAGAAAACTTGTAGGCATCGAAATGATCGACAGGGGAATCCCACGCCATGGCTATCCAGTTTATAAAGGGGATACTCAGATTGGTGAAGTTACTACTGGTACGCAATCGCCGACGCTCAAGAAAAATATCGGGCTTGCACTAATTGATGCAAAGGAAACTGAGTTAGGAAATGAAGTGGAAGTTGAAATCCGCGGAAAACGCTTGAAAGCTGCTGTGTCAGCTACACCTTTTTATAAGAGAGATAAAAAGTAA